The following proteins are co-located in the Colletotrichum lupini chromosome 4, complete sequence genome:
- a CDS encoding phospholipase/Carboxylesterase superfamily protein — protein MPPRIPTPEDFTQVQKVLPLTLAFPNPPESTTAILLLFHGLGDSEVPFASFARAMSLPGVLSISLRGPSPLPPSMLPDDGPSTSSANSSGHFHWGDDITFDPSTDALATDPGFSKSSTLVVDRLIRDTLVARCGWELSDIILFGFGQGGSLALGIASQLRLGPKVVDVTESSDPTAASSASKPKRNDSHFDENTLKGVLSIGGPLPPSMVPTVSTRGKCKTKACLFQLDDDAFDAVKEEFLDVRVVKWKRRDVAMPRDRDEMFPLMKFFAECLKSGW, from the coding sequence ATGCCTCCCCGGATCCCAACCCCAGAAGACTTCACCCAAGTCCAAAAAGTCCTCCCCCTAACCCTAGCCTTCCCAAACCCCCCGGAATCCACCACCGcaatcctcctcctcttccacgGCCTAGGCGACTCCGAGGTCCCCTTCGCCTCCTTCGCCCGCGCAATGTCCCTCCCGGGCGTCCTCTCCATCTCCCTTCGCGGTCCCTCCCCGCTACCCCCGTCCATGCTGCCCGATGACGGGCCATCCACCTCCTCCGCAAACTCCTCCGGCCACTTCCACTGGGGCGACGACATCACCTTCGACCCCTCCACAGACGCCCTCGCCACGGACCCTGGCTTCTCCAAATCCTCAACCCTCGTCGTAGACCGCCTCATCCGCGACACCCTCGTCGCCCGCTGCGGCTGGGAACTCAGCGACATCATCCTCTTCGGCTTCGGCCAAGGCGGGTCCCTGGCCTTGGGCATCGCATCGCAGCTCCGTCTCGGCCCAAAAGTCGTAGACGTGACTGAGTCCTCTGATCCCACGGCTGCTTCCTCTGCATCCAAACCCAAGAGGAATGACAGCCACTTTGACGAAAACACCCTCAAGGGCGTCCTCTCGATCGGCGGTCCCCTGCCACCCTCCATGGTTCCCACGGTCAGCACGCGGGGCAAGTGCAAGACGAAAGCGTGTCTTTTCCAGCTCGACGACGACGCCTTTGATGCCGTTAAGGAAGAGTTCCTCGATGTCAGGGTCGTCAAGTGGAAGAGGAGGGACGTGGCCATGCCCCGTGATCGGGACGAGATGTTCCCCTTGATGAAGTTCTTCGCAGAATGCCTCAAGAGCGGTTGGTGA
- a CDS encoding LCCL domain-containing protein yields MDDRRHEQEPLLSIMERQQADEPTNRANTTEHPDAPLEDGPRRELEVDDDSGPSTPRFMQDDGHWKRWRWVPFPVRRIVKATAKWSKGPPNPHDYEIKPIFPQVQEFPLVLADRYLRKFKHRVGIVFLYFAIWIITFALVKRSETFATEVEGWGAPSQIGCGAAYWTRGNNCGLNGADCRPFNGSGFAFRCSANCAGYMVLNPRAVGDQEIVYQPLVIGGQTDNTSSPIYRGDSFICAAAIHAGVISNDNGGCGVVRLVGRNEDYLSSEKNGIDSISFDSYFPLSFTFEPGIQCRAKDLRWNLLAVSVVFTTVLSLFTSSPSLFFFSIFTGIFWHVGLASDPPNHYSVADLVSNIVGKYLPAMFCAWVMFDKMGIRRTLNGLTAQVEKTILWLGGCWVGALTNYTFSFIPIQRLNAHDLNQQPGAKAALAIIIIVLVVITAKQIWYFRQEGRLLKYLKLYLLFVAGIIVCLVLPDLSLRIHHYILALLLLPGTSMQTRPSLLYQGILVGLFINGIARWGFDAVLQTPAALQGDAQHGSVLPSILPPVIDLGQAMWSINFTWATPPDGARYDGISVLVNDVERFRTYFDDGPVPPTSFLWSRQSDLGMNEYFRFGFMEGSESYDFTKAGIWNAEGKWIDMQPGPSMIRGRSLVDDDESVPR; encoded by the coding sequence ATGGATGACCGAAGACATGAGCAGGAACCGCTCTTGAGCATCATGGAGCGACAGCAGGCCGACGAGCCTACGAACCGGGCAAATACCACAGAACATCCCGATGCGCCGCTCGAGGATGGCCCTCGCCGCGAGCTCGAAGTCGATGACGACTCCGGCCCATCGACACCCCGGTTCATGCAGGACGATGGACACTGGAAGCGCTGGAGATGGGTGCCATTCCCGGTGCGCCGCATCGTGAAGGCTACCGCAAAATGGTCCAAAGGTCCGCCAAACCCACACGATTACGAGATCAAGCCCATCTTTCCTCAGGTTCAAGAGTTCCCTCTTGTGTTGGCTGATCGATACCTCCGAAAATTCAAGCACCGGGTCGGCATCGTTTTTCTTTACTTCGCCATTTGGATCATCACATTTGCCTTGGTCAAGAGGAGCGAGACATTCGCTACTGAGGTTGAAGGATGGGGAGCCCCCTCGCAGATTGGGTGTGGTGCGGCATACTGGACGAGAGGAAACAATTGCGGCCTCAATGGTGCGGACTGCCGCCCGTTCAATGGCAGTGGCTTTGCCTTCAGGTGCTCAGCCAACTGCGCCGGCTACATGGTCTTGAATCCAAGAGCTGTCGGAGACCAGGAGATTGTCTACCAGCCGCTTGTTATCGGCGGACAAACCGACAACACGAGCTCGCCGATTTACCGAGGTGACTCGTTCATCTGCGCCGCTGCGATCCATGCCGGTGTGATATCTAACGATAATGGAGGTTGTGGTGTTGTCCGCCTCGTTGGGCGAAACGAGGACTACTTGAGCTCGGAGAAGAATGGGATTGACAGCATCAGCTTTGACTCCTACTTCCCACTCTCGTTCACGTTCGAGCCTGGCATTCAATGCCGCGCTAAAGACCTGAGATGGAATTTGTTGGCGGTCTCGGTTGTTTTCACGACGGTCCTCTCTCTGTTCACGTCATCACCttccctcttcttcttctcaatCTTTACTGGCATATTTTGGCATGTCGGGCTCGCCTCCGACCCCCCAAATCACTACTCGGTTGCGGACTTAGTATCGAATATCGTTGGCAAATACCTCCCGGCGATGTTCTGCGCCTGGGTTATGTTTGACAAGATGGGAATTCGACGAACGCTCAATGGGCTTACTGCTCAGGTGGAGAAGACGATCTTGTGGCTCGGTGGTTGCTGGGTTGGTGCGCTTACCAACTATACCTTTAGCTTCATTCCCATTCAGCGTCTGAATGCGCATGATCTGAACCAACAGCCGGGAGCAAAGGCAGCGTtggccatcatcatcatcgtcttGGTGGTAATCACCGCCAAGCAAATCTGGTATTTTAGACAGGAGGGCCGTCTCCTGAAATACCTCAAGCTGTATCTCCTATTCGTGGCGGGTATCATTGTATGCCTTGTCCTGCCAGACCTGAGCCTGCGCATTCACCACTACATCCTGGCGTTACTCTTGCTCCCGGGCACGAGTATGCAGACCAGACCTTCACTGCTCTATCAGGGCATTTTAGTCGGTCTCTTCATCAACGGCATCGCCCGCTGGGGCTTCGACGCTGTTCTCCAGACACCTGCGGCCCTCCAAGGCGACGCTCAGCACGGGTCGGTCTTGCCCAGCATTCTCCCACCCGTCATCGACCTAGGTCAAGCTATGTGGAGCATCAACTTCACTTGGGCTACTCCTCCCGATGGAGCGCGCTACGACGGCATCAGCGTTCTTGTCAACGATGTAGAGCGCTTCCGTACCTACTTTGACGATGGACCCGTACCTCCAACGAGTTTCCTCTGGAGCCGCCAGAGCGATCTCGGCATGAACGAATACTTCCGTTTTGGATTCATGGAAGGCAGCGAGAGCTATGACTTTACGAAAGCTGGCATTTGGAATGCGGAAGGTAAATGGATAGACATGCAGCCGGGCCCTTCGATGATTAGGGGTCGGTCACTGGTAGATGATGACGAGAGCGTGCCACGGTGA